A region from the Vicia villosa cultivar HV-30 ecotype Madison, WI linkage group LG3, Vvil1.0, whole genome shotgun sequence genome encodes:
- the LOC131659688 gene encoding uncharacterized protein LOC131659688, producing MKVDQLTPTDVIWRTFEDHKRHLPFDELSLYRGFLVWGDVHVPYLPDRCLRQFCLHQYIPPPPPADTLSNDDIAVEWIGYDHSVANVVRDTAPVAYPYEIVDEYLQWYYCVSHPQLYVLCFNVNVLFSMFYC from the coding sequence ATGAAGGTGGACCAGTTGACACCTACAGACGTTATATGGCGCACATTCGAGGATCACAAACGTCACCTTCCTTTTGACGAGTTATCTTTGTACAGAGGTTTTCTTGTCTGGGGTGACGTACATGTGCCATACTTACCTGACAGGTGTCTTCGTCAGTTTTGTCTTCATCAATATATTCCTCCTCCACCTCCTGCTGATACGTTGAGCAATGATGACATTGCTGTGGAGTGGATTGGCTATGACCACAGCGTGGCCAATGTGGTCAGAGACACCGCACCAGTGGCATACCCCTATGAGATAGTTGATGAATATTTACAGTGGTATTACTGTGTGTCGCATCCTCAGTTGTATGTCCTATGTTTCAATGTTAATGTTCTATTTTCTATGTTTTACTGTtaa